In Curtobacterium sp. L6-1, a genomic segment contains:
- a CDS encoding M23 family metallopeptidase has protein sequence MTIPSSLPARPRRRFLAAGVTVVLAAGALVALVPTGAASAASYPTWDDVQAAKHSQAAQASKVSEIEDLIGQLESESSAKRKAAAAAGTAYQTAQTNYDRKALEQRKLQSQADAAETTADASEAQAGQLAAQLGRASSDSVTTDLLTEPSGSGDLLYELGAMSKLTEQADGIYSEASQDRGTAQSLADKSKVAEQALGDLADEAQTKMRAAQGAADQAQAAVAAQTANQDRLEAQLALLTSRTKTTQAGYEKGVRAEKARQARLAAARAAAAAEAAKALPPAATGGVPAAGGPPAGGAAAASGWVRPAAGFQSSPYGLRVDPYTHVYTLHAGVDLAPACYSPIYAAASGTVTFAGNGGGYGNEVILDNGGGISTAYGHVVDGGIMVSAGQHVTAGQQIAQVGSTGWSTGCHLHFETRVNGAAVDPVPFMAARGISV, from the coding sequence ATGACGATCCCCTCCTCCCTCCCCGCTCGTCCCCGTCGCCGCTTCCTGGCCGCCGGGGTCACCGTCGTGCTCGCGGCCGGGGCACTCGTGGCGCTCGTGCCGACGGGTGCCGCCTCGGCAGCGAGCTACCCGACCTGGGACGACGTGCAGGCCGCCAAGCACTCGCAGGCCGCACAGGCGTCGAAGGTGTCCGAGATCGAGGACCTCATCGGGCAGCTCGAGTCCGAGTCCTCCGCGAAGCGGAAGGCCGCCGCCGCTGCCGGTACCGCGTACCAGACCGCGCAGACGAACTACGACCGCAAGGCCCTCGAACAGCGCAAGCTCCAGTCGCAGGCCGACGCGGCCGAGACGACCGCCGACGCGTCCGAGGCGCAGGCCGGCCAGCTCGCCGCGCAGCTCGGCCGGGCCAGCTCCGACAGCGTGACCACGGACCTCCTCACCGAGCCGTCCGGGTCGGGCGACCTGCTCTACGAACTCGGCGCCATGTCGAAGCTCACCGAGCAGGCCGACGGCATCTACTCCGAGGCGAGCCAGGACCGCGGCACCGCCCAGTCGCTCGCCGACAAATCGAAGGTGGCCGAGCAGGCGCTCGGGGACCTCGCCGACGAGGCGCAGACCAAGATGCGCGCCGCCCAGGGCGCTGCCGACCAGGCGCAGGCCGCGGTCGCCGCGCAGACGGCCAACCAGGACCGTCTGGAGGCGCAGCTCGCCCTCCTGACGTCCCGGACGAAGACGACGCAGGCCGGCTACGAGAAGGGCGTCCGCGCCGAGAAGGCGCGCCAGGCCCGCCTGGCGGCCGCCCGTGCGGCGGCTGCGGCGGAGGCCGCGAAGGCCCTCCCGCCGGCCGCGACCGGCGGCGTCCCCGCGGCCGGCGGTCCTCCCGCCGGTGGCGCGGCGGCCGCCTCCGGGTGGGTCCGCCCGGCAGCCGGCTTCCAGTCGAGCCCCTACGGCCTCCGCGTCGACCCGTACACGCACGTCTACACGCTGCACGCGGGCGTCGACCTGGCACCGGCCTGCTACTCCCCGATCTACGCGGCGGCGTCCGGCACCGTGACGTTCGCGGGCAACGGCGGCGGCTACGGCAACGAGGTCATCCTCGACAACGGCGGCGGCATCTCGACGGCCTACGGGCACGTCGTCGACGGCGGGATCATGGTGTCCGCCGGGCAGCACGTCACCGCCGGGCAGCAGATCGCCCAGGTCGGTTCGACCGGGTGGTCGACCGGCTGCCACCTGCACTTCGAGACCCGGGTGAACGGCGCCGCCGTCGACCCCGTCCCCTTCATGGCAGCGCGGGGGATCTCGGTATGA
- a CDS encoding aldo/keto reductase family protein: protein MEYRYLGNSGLKVSEITYGNWLTHASQVENDAAIACVRAALDVGISTFDTADVYANTGAETVLGEALKGERRQSLEIATKVFGPTGPKGHNDTGLSRKHILESIDGSLGRLQTDYVDLYQAHRYDHETPLEETMQAFADIVRQGKVLYVGVSEWTADQLRAGAALAKDLGFQLVSNQPQYSALWRVIEEEVVPTSKELGISQIVWSPIAQGVLTGKYQPGQPLPEGSRATDDKGGAKMISRFMNDEVLSAVQELKPVADELSLSMAQLAVAWVLQNENVASAIIGASRPEQVHDNAGAAGVQIPAELMSRIDDALGAVVERDPAKTNDSSPKTREA, encoded by the coding sequence ATGGAGTACCGCTACCTCGGCAACTCGGGCCTCAAGGTCTCCGAGATCACGTACGGCAACTGGCTCACCCACGCCTCCCAGGTCGAGAACGACGCGGCGATCGCCTGCGTCCGGGCAGCGCTCGACGTCGGCATCTCGACGTTCGACACCGCCGACGTCTACGCCAACACCGGCGCGGAGACCGTCCTCGGTGAGGCGCTCAAGGGGGAGCGCCGTCAGTCGCTCGAGATCGCCACGAAGGTCTTCGGCCCGACCGGCCCCAAGGGGCACAACGACACCGGGCTGTCGCGCAAGCACATCCTCGAGTCGATCGACGGCTCGCTCGGCCGTCTGCAGACCGACTACGTCGACCTGTACCAGGCGCACCGCTACGACCACGAGACCCCGCTCGAGGAGACGATGCAGGCGTTCGCCGACATCGTGCGCCAGGGCAAGGTGCTGTACGTCGGCGTCTCGGAGTGGACCGCGGACCAGCTCCGTGCCGGTGCGGCGCTCGCGAAGGACCTCGGCTTCCAGCTCGTCTCGAACCAGCCGCAGTACTCCGCGCTGTGGCGGGTCATCGAGGAGGAGGTCGTCCCCACCTCGAAGGAGCTCGGCATCTCGCAGATCGTCTGGTCGCCGATCGCCCAGGGCGTGCTCACCGGCAAGTACCAGCCCGGTCAGCCGCTGCCCGAGGGCTCCCGCGCCACCGACGACAAGGGCGGCGCGAAGATGATCTCCCGCTTCATGAACGACGAGGTGCTCTCGGCCGTGCAGGAGCTCAAGCCGGTCGCGGACGAACTCAGCCTGTCGATGGCGCAGCTCGCCGTCGCGTGGGTGCTGCAGAACGAGAACGTCGCGTCCGCCATCATCGGCGCCTCGCGCCCGGAGCAGGTGCACGACAACGCCGGCGCTGCCGGGGTGCAGATCCCCGCCGAGCTGATGTCCCGCATCGACGACGCCCTCGGCGCCGTCGTGGAGCGCGACCCGGCGAAGACGAACGACAGCAGCCCGAAGACCCGCGAGGCGTAG
- a CDS encoding SDR family oxidoreductase, protein MTGPSVLFIGGSGVISAACVREAVDQGFDVSVLNRGTTEKRAIPDAVTRLQADVSDRDAVAAALGDRTFDVVADFVAFTPDQVQADVDLFAGKTRQYVFISSASAYQTPPTHLPVTESTPLKNPYWQYSRDKIACEDLLVAAYRQDDFPMTIIRPSHTYDETLLPFDGGWTVVDRMRRGKPVVVPGDGTSLWTLTHVRDFAVAFVGVLDRAEAIGEAFHITGQESPTWDRIHQEVAAAAGAPEPTIVHVPSDAIMAADAEWGAGVVGDKANSMVFDNSKVRTLVPGWAARTTFREGARELVAWYDAHPEAQVVDEEKDALMDRLAEAYAPGRV, encoded by the coding sequence ATGACCGGACCGAGCGTGCTGTTCATCGGCGGGAGCGGCGTCATCAGCGCCGCCTGCGTGCGCGAGGCGGTGGACCAGGGCTTCGACGTGTCGGTGCTCAACCGGGGCACGACGGAGAAGCGGGCGATCCCGGATGCGGTGACGCGCCTCCAGGCCGACGTGTCGGACCGCGACGCCGTCGCGGCGGCACTCGGCGACCGCACCTTCGACGTGGTCGCGGACTTCGTGGCGTTCACGCCCGACCAGGTGCAGGCCGACGTCGACCTGTTCGCCGGGAAGACCCGGCAGTACGTGTTCATCAGCTCGGCTTCGGCCTATCAGACCCCGCCGACGCACCTGCCGGTGACGGAGTCGACGCCGCTGAAGAACCCGTACTGGCAGTACTCGCGCGACAAGATCGCGTGCGAGGACCTGCTCGTCGCGGCGTACCGGCAGGACGACTTCCCGATGACGATCATCCGGCCGTCGCACACCTACGACGAGACGCTGCTGCCGTTCGACGGCGGGTGGACCGTGGTCGACCGGATGCGCCGCGGCAAGCCCGTCGTCGTGCCGGGTGACGGGACGTCGCTGTGGACGCTCACGCACGTGCGGGACTTCGCCGTCGCGTTCGTCGGGGTGCTCGACCGCGCCGAGGCGATCGGCGAGGCGTTCCACATCACCGGCCAGGAGTCGCCGACGTGGGACCGCATCCACCAGGAGGTCGCGGCCGCAGCGGGAGCGCCGGAGCCGACGATCGTGCACGTGCCCTCGGACGCCATCATGGCCGCCGACGCCGAGTGGGGCGCCGGGGTCGTGGGCGACAAGGCGAACAGCATGGTGTTCGACAACAGCAAGGTGCGGACGCTCGTGCCGGGCTGGGCGGCGCGTACCACGTTCCGCGAGGGCGCCCGTGAGCTGGTCGCCTGGTACGACGCACACCCCGAGGCGCAGGTCGTCGACGAGGAGAAGGACGCGCTGATGGACCGCCTCGCCGAGGCGTACGCGCCGGGCCGCGTCTAG
- the rocD gene encoding ornithine--oxo-acid transaminase, whose product MSGDTDRHAGQDVGRDTAHTTASHAPGPATVAALAVEDRALAHNYSPLPVVIASGHGATVTDVDGRTYLDGLAAYSAVNFGHGNPRLLTAARDQLDRVTLTSRAFVNDRLGPFAAGLTELTGTEMMLPMNTGAEAVESAIKVARAWGYRVKGVPAGQATVVVASGNFHGRTTTIISFSDDPDARNDFGPYTPGFRTVPYGDADALRAAMDDTVVAVLLEPIQGEGGVVIPPADYLPAVREVCDEFGALFIADEIQSGLGRTGHTLAVQRVGVTPDLVTLGKALGGGIVPVSAVVGRADVLGVLRPGEHGSTFGGNPLAAAVGAEVVAMLAEGTFQQRALEGEPVLRGYLDELVGEGVVAHRVAGLWAGIDIDPALGTGKQVAKALAARGVLVKDTHGSTIRFAPPLVVTDEEIATAMQALGAVIRDLA is encoded by the coding sequence ATGTCCGGCGACACCGACCGGCACGCCGGCCAGGACGTCGGCCGGGACACTGCGCACACCACCGCGTCGCACGCACCCGGCCCGGCCACGGTGGCGGCGCTCGCCGTCGAGGACCGTGCCCTCGCGCACAACTACAGCCCGCTGCCGGTCGTCATCGCGTCCGGCCACGGGGCGACCGTCACCGACGTCGACGGCCGCACCTACCTGGACGGCCTGGCCGCGTACTCGGCGGTCAACTTCGGCCACGGCAACCCGCGCCTCCTCACCGCTGCCCGCGACCAGCTCGACCGGGTGACGCTGACGAGCCGTGCGTTCGTGAACGACCGGCTCGGGCCGTTCGCGGCCGGGCTCACCGAGCTCACCGGCACCGAGATGATGCTGCCGATGAACACCGGGGCCGAGGCCGTCGAGTCCGCGATCAAGGTCGCCCGCGCCTGGGGCTACCGGGTCAAGGGCGTGCCGGCCGGGCAGGCGACCGTCGTCGTCGCGAGCGGGAACTTCCACGGCCGGACGACGACGATCATCTCGTTCTCGGACGACCCCGACGCGCGGAACGACTTCGGCCCGTACACGCCCGGCTTCCGCACCGTCCCGTACGGCGACGCCGACGCTCTCCGAGCGGCGATGGACGACACCGTCGTGGCCGTGCTGCTCGAGCCGATCCAGGGCGAGGGCGGCGTGGTCATCCCGCCCGCCGACTACCTGCCCGCCGTCCGCGAGGTCTGCGACGAGTTCGGTGCGCTGTTCATCGCCGACGAGATCCAGTCCGGCCTCGGTCGCACCGGCCACACCCTCGCCGTCCAGCGCGTCGGCGTCACGCCCGACCTCGTCACGCTCGGCAAGGCCCTCGGCGGCGGCATCGTCCCGGTGTCCGCCGTGGTCGGTCGCGCCGACGTGCTCGGGGTCCTGCGCCCCGGGGAGCACGGCTCCACGTTCGGGGGCAACCCGCTCGCCGCGGCCGTCGGGGCCGAGGTCGTCGCGATGCTCGCCGAGGGCACGTTCCAGCAGCGGGCACTCGAGGGCGAACCGGTCCTCCGCGGGTACCTCGACGAGCTCGTCGGCGAGGGCGTCGTCGCCCACCGCGTCGCCGGACTCTGGGCCGGGATCGACATCGACCCCGCGCTCGGCACCGGCAAGCAGGTCGCGAAGGCCCTGGCCGCCCGCGGCGTGCTCGTGAAGGACACGCACGGGTCGACGATCCGCTTCGCCCCGCCGCTCGTCGTCACCGACGAGGAGATCGCCACCGCGATGCAGGCCCTCGGCGCGGTCATCCGCGACCTGGCCTGA
- the ddaH gene encoding dimethylargininase, with translation MSNTAPQPAAAPQRTATKRTVLMCKPTHYTVSYRINPWMHPEEPTDTSKAVEQWQSLVEVYEQLGFEIHQIDPIEGLPDMVYAANGGFVLDGVAYGAKFQYPERQPEGPAYMDWFRQAGLTVAEPEETNEGEGDFLLIGDTIYAGTGFRSDSTSHEELARVYGREVVTLTLINPSFYHLDTAIAALDPEPDAEGRSNIAYLESAFDEPSLAILRERFPDAIIATEEDAAILGLNSYSDGYNVVIASRAVRFAEQLREKGYNPIGVDLSELLLGGGGVKCCTLDLHPIGTGTSVARS, from the coding sequence GTGTCGAACACCGCACCCCAGCCCGCCGCCGCTCCGCAGCGCACGGCCACCAAGCGCACCGTCCTGATGTGCAAGCCGACCCACTACACGGTCAGCTACCGGATCAACCCCTGGATGCACCCGGAGGAGCCGACCGACACCTCGAAGGCCGTCGAGCAGTGGCAGTCCCTGGTCGAGGTCTACGAGCAGCTCGGCTTCGAGATCCACCAGATCGACCCGATCGAGGGCCTGCCGGACATGGTCTACGCGGCCAACGGTGGCTTCGTGCTCGACGGCGTCGCGTACGGCGCGAAGTTCCAGTACCCGGAGCGGCAGCCCGAGGGCCCGGCCTACATGGACTGGTTCCGCCAGGCCGGCCTGACCGTGGCCGAGCCCGAGGAGACCAACGAGGGCGAGGGCGACTTCCTGCTCATCGGCGACACGATCTACGCCGGCACCGGCTTCCGCTCGGACAGCACCTCGCACGAGGAGCTCGCCCGTGTGTACGGCCGTGAGGTCGTCACCCTCACGCTCATCAACCCGAGCTTCTACCACCTCGACACCGCCATCGCCGCCCTCGACCCGGAGCCCGACGCCGAGGGCAGGTCGAACATCGCGTACCTCGAGAGCGCCTTCGACGAGCCGTCCCTGGCCATCCTGCGCGAGCGCTTCCCGGACGCGATCATCGCCACCGAGGAGGACGCCGCCATCCTGGGCCTCAACTCGTACTCCGACGGGTACAACGTCGTGATCGCCTCGCGTGCCGTCCGGTTCGCGGAGCAGCTCCGCGAGAAGGGCTACAACCCGATCGGCGTCGACCTGTCCGAGCTCCTCCTCGGCGGCGGCGGCGTGAAGTGCTGCACGCTCGACCTGCACCCGATCGGCACCGGCACGTCGGTGGCGCGGTCCTGA
- a CDS encoding Lrp/AsnC family transcriptional regulator, producing MDSLDHRILDQLRENARAGYGDIGSVVGLSASAVKRRVDRLVADGVIQGFTIKVDPAVDDRGTEAWVELYCRGTVSPDELRTLLDAVPEVVDAGTVTGSADAVVHMRSRDLPALEEALDRVRLAPQVDHTRSAIVLSKLVSRGSD from the coding sequence ATGGATTCGCTCGACCACCGCATCCTCGACCAGCTGCGGGAGAACGCCCGCGCCGGCTACGGCGACATCGGCTCGGTCGTCGGGCTCTCCGCCTCCGCGGTGAAGCGCCGCGTCGACCGCCTCGTGGCCGACGGCGTCATCCAGGGCTTCACGATCAAGGTCGACCCCGCCGTCGACGATCGTGGCACCGAGGCGTGGGTCGAGCTGTACTGCCGCGGCACCGTCTCGCCCGACGAACTCCGCACGCTGCTCGACGCCGTGCCCGAGGTCGTCGACGCCGGGACGGTCACCGGCAGCGCCGACGCCGTCGTGCACATGCGGTCGCGGGACCTGCCGGCCCTCGAGGAGGCGCTCGACCGCGTCCGCCTGGCGCCCCAGGTCGACCACACCCGCTCGGCGATCGTCCTGTCGAAGCTCGTCAGCCGCGGCTCCGACTGA
- a CDS encoding nitroreductase family protein translates to MELVEAIRRRRTTNGAFLPDPVSEEHQRLLVELAGRAPSQLNSQPWRFVLVEERETIDRIADISGSTMTKTMSEGTFFERYRPYFRFSQAEMDERRDGMLFDKLPAPLRPFTSQVFTKRGQFLMNALRVPQTLGEENRKLVAGSPLLLGVMLDRDEYRKEARNAFYSVFSMGAAMENVWLATTELGLGIQFVSFPMEIEESWHQVEQLLEVPPELELMAVYRIGYTPPERRRPAIDWVSNERKRPSQFVFRGTCATPQQGWDDRSAVGHITPEATDGSTA, encoded by the coding sequence GTGGAACTCGTCGAGGCCATCCGCCGCCGCCGCACCACCAACGGGGCGTTCCTGCCCGACCCCGTCTCCGAGGAACACCAGCGGCTGCTGGTCGAACTCGCCGGCCGGGCCCCCTCGCAGCTGAACAGCCAGCCGTGGCGGTTCGTGCTCGTCGAGGAGCGCGAGACAATCGACCGGATCGCCGACATCAGCGGCAGCACCATGACGAAGACGATGTCCGAGGGCACGTTCTTCGAGCGGTACCGGCCCTACTTCCGGTTCTCGCAGGCCGAGATGGACGAGCGGCGCGACGGCATGCTCTTCGACAAACTGCCGGCACCGCTGCGCCCCTTCACGAGCCAGGTGTTCACGAAGCGCGGGCAGTTCCTCATGAACGCGCTCCGGGTGCCGCAGACCCTCGGCGAGGAGAACCGGAAGCTCGTCGCCGGGTCGCCGCTGCTGCTCGGCGTGATGCTCGACCGTGACGAGTACCGGAAGGAGGCCCGCAACGCCTTCTACTCCGTGTTCAGCATGGGCGCTGCGATGGAGAACGTCTGGCTCGCCACCACCGAACTCGGCCTGGGGATCCAGTTCGTCTCGTTCCCGATGGAGATCGAGGAGTCGTGGCACCAGGTGGAGCAGCTGCTCGAGGTCCCGCCCGAGCTCGAGCTGATGGCCGTGTACCGGATCGGCTACACCCCGCCGGAGCGTCGGCGACCCGCGATCGACTGGGTCTCGAACGAGCGGAAGCGTCCCTCGCAGTTCGTGTTCCGCGGCACGTGTGCCACCCCGCAGCAGGGGTGGGACGATCGATCGGCGGTCGGGCACATCACGCCCGAGGCGACGGACGGGAGCACGGCATGA
- a CDS encoding YqjF family protein, with amino-acid sequence MTATRTGDGAPRLQPVTPGAPALPGRPWIEQAWRDVVFVHWRVDVSAVAPLLPAGTRPDTIAPDGTDDGVTTWVGLIAFSFEDTRFPPFGPLGRTGSVGDFLEVNVRVYTRDDTGRRGVVFLSLDAGRFLPAVAARLVTGTPYHWARVARRHDGDRMAYAVRRHGTHLRSVLDVEVGAPVAEPTAVESFLTARWGMHVGRAGRTSWWPNEHDPWVLHRATLRSVRDDLVGAAGLPLALTELEPDSVLYSPGVVTRFAGPRA; translated from the coding sequence ATGACGGCGACACGGACCGGGGACGGTGCACCGCGCCTCCAGCCCGTCACCCCCGGCGCGCCCGCGCTGCCGGGTCGGCCCTGGATCGAGCAGGCCTGGCGCGACGTCGTCTTCGTGCACTGGCGCGTCGACGTCTCCGCGGTCGCGCCGCTGCTGCCCGCCGGCACCCGGCCGGACACCATCGCACCGGACGGCACCGACGACGGGGTCACCACGTGGGTGGGCCTCATCGCGTTCAGCTTCGAGGACACGCGGTTCCCGCCGTTCGGGCCCCTCGGCCGGACCGGCAGCGTCGGCGACTTCCTCGAGGTGAACGTCCGCGTCTACACCCGGGACGACACCGGTCGACGGGGTGTCGTGTTCCTGTCCCTCGACGCCGGGAGGTTCCTGCCGGCGGTCGCGGCACGGTTGGTCACCGGCACGCCGTACCACTGGGCGCGGGTGGCGCGGCGGCACGACGGGGACCGGATGGCGTACGCGGTCCGGCGGCACGGGACGCACCTGCGGTCGGTCCTCGACGTCGAGGTCGGCGCTCCCGTCGCGGAGCCGACGGCCGTCGAGTCGTTCCTCACCGCGCGCTGGGGCATGCACGTGGGGCGGGCCGGACGGACCTCGTGGTGGCCGAACGAGCACGACCCGTGGGTGCTGCACCGCGCCACGCTGCGGTCGGTGCGCGACGACCTGGTCGGGGCGGCGGGACTGCCCCTGGCGCTGACGGAGCTCGAACCGGACTCGGTGCTGTACTCCCCCGGTGTCGTGACGCGGTTCGCGGGGCCGCGGGCCTGA
- a CDS encoding SDR family oxidoreductase produces the protein MTRVAVVTGGSAGLGRATVRELAARGWDVAVLARGEDGVHAAVAEVEAAGRRGLALVADVADRQAVEDASDRVEAELGPIDLWVNGVMVGVFGKFLDTDPEDFERATHVNYVGFVNGTRAALSRMVPRDSGHVIQVGSALGSRGIPLQGAYCGAKHAIVGFTESVVSELIDQGSAVKVSRVDMPALNTIQFGWVKSTLPHHAQPVAPIYQPEVGARAIAATAEHPRRRTWVGESTVYTILGNRISGRFADWYAAKTLVSGQQIPDKDGEEIGVNLYEPVPGDHGAHGAFDEQSHAWSPQTWWVEHRRLGNGIIGAALGVAGLAVATAAGRRR, from the coding sequence ATGACACGAGTGGCAGTGGTGACCGGTGGATCGGCTGGACTGGGACGGGCCACGGTCCGGGAACTCGCGGCCCGCGGGTGGGACGTGGCCGTCCTGGCACGCGGGGAGGACGGGGTGCACGCCGCCGTCGCCGAGGTCGAGGCGGCCGGACGGCGCGGGCTCGCCCTGGTCGCCGACGTCGCGGACCGACAGGCCGTCGAGGACGCCTCGGACCGTGTCGAGGCCGAGCTCGGCCCCATCGACCTGTGGGTGAATGGCGTCATGGTCGGAGTGTTCGGGAAGTTCCTCGACACCGACCCGGAGGACTTCGAGCGCGCCACGCACGTCAACTACGTCGGCTTCGTGAACGGCACCCGCGCCGCCCTGAGCCGCATGGTCCCCCGCGACTCCGGGCACGTCATCCAGGTCGGCTCGGCCCTCGGCTCGCGCGGCATCCCGCTCCAGGGCGCCTACTGCGGGGCGAAGCACGCCATCGTCGGCTTCACCGAGTCCGTCGTGTCCGAGCTCATCGACCAGGGCAGCGCCGTGAAGGTCAGCCGCGTGGACATGCCGGCCCTCAACACGATCCAGTTCGGCTGGGTGAAGTCGACGCTGCCGCACCACGCCCAGCCCGTCGCACCGATCTACCAGCCCGAGGTCGGTGCCCGCGCGATCGCCGCCACCGCCGAGCACCCCCGCCGCCGCACCTGGGTCGGCGAGTCCACCGTCTACACGATCCTGGGCAACCGCATCAGCGGCCGGTTCGCCGACTGGTACGCCGCGAAGACCCTGGTGTCGGGACAGCAGATCCCGGACAAGGACGGCGAGGAGATCGGCGTGAACCTGTACGAGCCGGTCCCCGGTGACCACGGGGCGCACGGGGCCTTCGACGAGCAGTCGCACGCGTGGTCGCCGCAGACCTGGTGGGTCGAGCACCGCCGCCTGGGCAACGGGATCATCGGCGCTGCCCTCGGCGTCGCCGGGTTGGCCGTCGCCACCGCAGCGGGACGCCGACGATGA